A single window of Chloracidobacterium sp. DNA harbors:
- a CDS encoding glycerol-3-phosphate dehydrogenase/oxidase has translation MERDTITATIRDKNTPWDVIVIGGGATGVGCAVDAATRGYSVLLLEQHDFGKGTSSRSTKLVHGGVRYLRQGDIPLVREALRERGILLRNAPNVVKEQAFIVPCYSRWQKLFYGIGLKAYGILSGKYALPRSRIVSRAEALQISPTFVSKGLVGGVVYFDGRFDDTRLLVDLVKTAASHGACLLNYAIVTGITKDRSGRATGVSFIDVETGEKMTARSRSVVNATGVFTDPVRKMSDPSAVPLIKFAQGVHLVIDRRFLPAETAIMIPKTSDGRVLFCIPWQGYTLVGTTDTPIDSATLEPKALASEIDFLLETAAKYLTSAPGRADVRSVFAGVRPLISSGSDDRTSSISRSHDIFIDAAGLVTITGGKWTTYRRMAEDAIDNAAKVGGLDVQPSVTESVTIDHEERSGNGRQLHQEIDLTEDDVIRSVRSEMARTVEDVLARRSRALFLNATAAIEIAPLVAEILALELQKDDDWVKRQIDEFSTLARDYLIPLGDGLDSDAD, from the coding sequence ATGGAACGAGATACGATCACCGCGACCATTCGCGATAAAAACACTCCGTGGGACGTCATCGTCATTGGCGGCGGAGCTACCGGCGTAGGTTGTGCCGTCGATGCGGCGACGCGCGGATATTCGGTACTGCTGCTTGAGCAGCACGATTTCGGCAAGGGCACATCGAGCCGTAGTACCAAGTTGGTCCACGGTGGCGTCCGATATCTCCGGCAAGGCGATATCCCGCTCGTCCGCGAGGCTCTGCGCGAGCGCGGCATACTGCTTCGCAATGCCCCAAATGTCGTAAAGGAACAGGCGTTTATAGTGCCTTGCTATAGCAGATGGCAGAAGTTGTTTTACGGTATCGGGCTCAAAGCTTACGGCATTCTCTCCGGCAAATATGCCTTGCCGAGGTCGCGCATCGTGTCGCGGGCTGAGGCCTTGCAGATCTCCCCAACTTTTGTGTCTAAAGGACTTGTCGGCGGAGTTGTTTACTTTGACGGGCGATTTGACGATACTCGATTGCTCGTCGATCTCGTAAAGACGGCGGCATCGCACGGTGCGTGTCTCCTCAATTACGCAATAGTTACGGGTATTACCAAAGATCGATCGGGCCGAGCAACCGGAGTATCGTTCATCGACGTCGAGACCGGTGAAAAGATGACTGCTAGATCGCGTTCGGTGGTCAATGCAACGGGAGTTTTTACGGATCCGGTTCGTAAAATGAGCGATCCGTCCGCTGTCCCGCTGATCAAGTTTGCTCAGGGCGTTCATCTTGTCATTGACCGCAGATTTCTGCCTGCCGAGACGGCAATAATGATCCCCAAAACAAGTGACGGCAGGGTTCTGTTCTGTATTCCCTGGCAAGGATATACGCTGGTCGGCACGACCGATACGCCCATCGACTCGGCGACACTCGAGCCAAAAGCCCTCGCCTCCGAGATCGATTTTCTACTCGAAACTGCGGCGAAGTACTTGACCTCCGCACCCGGTCGAGCAGATGTCCGGAGTGTTTTTGCCGGAGTTCGGCCATTGATCTCGTCAGGGTCTGATGATCGAACCTCGTCGATCTCGCGTAGTCACGATATATTTATCGACGCCGCGGGACTCGTGACGATTACGGGTGGAAAGTGGACGACGTACCGGCGAATGGCCGAAGATGCGATCGACAATGCCGCTAAAGTCGGCGGACTGGATGTTCAACCGTCGGTTACTGAAAGTGTAACGATCGATCACGAAGAACGATCGGGAAATGGGCGGCAACTGCATCAGGAGATCGATCTTACGGAGGATGATGTGATCAGGTCCGTTCGGTCTGAGATGGCCCGGACCGTCGAGGATGTTCTCGCCCGCCGCTCAAGAGCCTTATTCCTGAACGCAACTGCGGCGATCGAGATCGCTCCGTTAGTCGCAGAGATTTTAGCGTTAGAATTGCAAAAAGATGATGATTGGGTAAAACGCCAGATCGACGAATTTAGTACGCTCGCCCGTGATTATCTAATTCCGTTAGGCGATGGTCTTGATTCAGACGCTGATTGA
- a CDS encoding DUF2585 family protein translates to MATYLMMVVAVVVILQMQGRVWWCQAGDMVPWAWNIWSTHNSQHIIDPYSFTHVLHGVIEFWLIGFVFRRMPIVWRLALAIFIESSWEVAENSTMVIERYRAATISLDYFGDSIINSIADIACCATGFVIAYKLKFWRSLLLFLTTEALLIVFIKDSLVINIIMLLFPIDAIKNWQMSP, encoded by the coding sequence ATGGCCACGTATCTGATGATGGTCGTCGCGGTCGTCGTAATACTGCAGATGCAGGGCCGCGTATGGTGGTGTCAGGCCGGTGATATGGTTCCCTGGGCGTGGAATATATGGTCAACACACAATTCTCAGCACATCATCGACCCGTACTCATTCACGCACGTACTGCACGGCGTTATAGAATTTTGGCTGATCGGGTTTGTATTCAGGCGAATGCCGATCGTATGGCGTTTGGCTCTCGCGATATTTATTGAGAGCTCGTGGGAAGTCGCCGAGAACTCTACTATGGTGATCGAGCGATATCGCGCGGCGACCATTTCGCTCGATTATTTTGGCGATTCGATAATCAATTCGATCGCCGACATTGCCTGTTGTGCGACCGGATTTGTAATAGCCTACAAGCTGAAGTTTTGGCGTTCGCTGTTGCTATTCCTGACTACCGAGGCTCTCCTGATCGTGTTTATCAAAGACAGTCTGGTCATCAACATCATAATGCTGCTGTTCCCTATCGACGCGATCAAAAACTGGCAAATGAGTCCTTAA
- a CDS encoding DUF4149 domain-containing protein, producing MKFFSDIRLLFLAIWLGAAVFFIGVAQSSFAVLPTRELAGSVVNRTLAIINYSGLIISVVLILTSLIASSRISQLWLWVERFLLLVIAASCAVGQFVIGFWLSSIRLQLGRPIDDVAVDDPLRIQFNTLHEYSVWVLFAGMIAALIAFFIIANRRFGTESSAASDVYDFQKEFKI from the coding sequence ATGAAATTTTTCTCGGATATTAGGCTTCTATTTTTGGCGATCTGGTTGGGTGCCGCCGTCTTCTTTATAGGCGTCGCACAATCTTCGTTCGCGGTATTGCCGACACGCGAATTGGCCGGAAGCGTCGTCAATCGGACGTTGGCGATCATAAATTATTCAGGGCTAATTATCTCGGTGGTGTTGATCCTGACGTCGCTGATCGCCTCGTCGCGGATCTCGCAGTTATGGTTGTGGGTCGAAAGGTTTCTGCTGCTTGTGATTGCCGCGTCGTGTGCCGTCGGTCAATTTGTGATCGGCTTTTGGTTGTCATCTATCAGACTCCAGCTTGGCCGTCCGATCGATGATGTTGCCGTCGACGACCCTTTGCGAATTCAATTCAACACTCTTCACGAGTATTCGGTTTGGGTTTTATTTGCCGGTATGATCGCTGCTTTGATCGCTTTCTTTATTATCGCTAATCGGAGATTCGGCACCGAAAGTTCTGCCGCATCAGATGTTTACGATTTTCAGAAAGAGTTTAAGATATAG
- a CDS encoding WecB/TagA/CpsF family glycosyltransferase, whose protein sequence is MNLTERKQKQLRVVSLFPDICESDALIGKIDELVQRDTGAYVCFSTVHMVMESYDDPDFGDKVNSADIIVTDGMPLVWMQRLQGGRSASRVRANDLMIALCHFAQEKGLTVGFYGGAPEVIDAIKHRAADEFPDLKVSYAYSPPFRPLSEAEDAAIVDELNRVRPDLLFMGLGCPKQENWMYAHRDRVDSVMLGVGASFDFFAGNVRECPPWLGRFGLEWLFRLTQEPRRLWYRYLVLNPRFILLTIGQLTGLKRFER, encoded by the coding sequence ATGAACCTTACCGAACGAAAGCAAAAACAACTGCGAGTGGTTAGCTTGTTTCCCGATATTTGCGAAAGTGATGCGTTGATCGGCAAGATCGATGAACTCGTTCAACGCGATACCGGGGCGTACGTGTGTTTTTCGACCGTTCATATGGTGATGGAGTCGTACGATGATCCCGACTTCGGTGACAAGGTAAACAGCGCAGACATTATCGTGACCGACGGTATGCCGCTGGTCTGGATGCAGCGTCTTCAGGGCGGTCGATCGGCATCAAGGGTGCGTGCCAATGATCTGATGATCGCACTTTGCCATTTCGCTCAGGAAAAAGGGTTGACGGTAGGATTTTATGGCGGCGCTCCGGAGGTCATTGATGCGATCAAGCATCGCGCGGCGGACGAGTTTCCGGATCTAAAGGTCTCGTATGCTTATTCGCCGCCATTTCGACCGTTATCGGAGGCAGAGGATGCCGCGATCGTCGACGAACTAAACCGCGTTCGGCCGGACCTTCTGTTTATGGGATTGGGGTGTCCGAAGCAGGAAAACTGGATGTACGCTCACCGCGACCGTGTTGATTCGGTAATGCTCGGCGTTGGTGCGTCGTTCGATTTTTTTGCCGGTAATGTTCGCGAATGTCCGCCCTGGCTTGGCCGTTTCGGGCTCGAATGGCTATTTCGGCTTACGCAGGAGCCGCGGCGGTTGTGGTATCGATATCTAGTACTGAATCCGCGGTTCATTCTGCTGACGATCGGACAGTTGACCGGCCTCAAACGATTTGAACGCTAG
- a CDS encoding glycosyltransferase family 4 protein, with product MKILITAPELDETRNVSGISTVVRQIIENCPSRYTHFVAGSTDGEGKGARWALKQIALPLRFLIAVIRSKPDLIHLNTALTNLSIWRDLMLLLVGRVARRPVILAIHGGKYLMSRPASASVDRAIGFMLRHSAAVIVLSEIERASLSRRWPNIELTVLPNAVDRRNAPLIERSNNVPVVVFLGRIHESKGIRQLAEACGKVHRSGTEFILRCCGDGPERKWFVDAMTDELQTAFEYRGVVAGTEKWATLASSDIFVLPSVYGEGMPMAMLEAMACRCVVIASDNASITAVIDNGENGFIVPSGDADALAKTLSKVIAAREDWPMIGDAARKTVADKFSSDDYFAALDSIYLRAVDDS from the coding sequence ATGAAAATTCTCATCACCGCGCCAGAACTAGACGAAACCCGCAATGTCAGCGGAATCTCAACGGTGGTGCGGCAGATCATTGAAAATTGCCCGTCGAGATACACGCATTTTGTCGCGGGAAGCACCGATGGCGAGGGAAAAGGAGCTCGATGGGCGTTGAAGCAGATCGCGTTGCCATTGCGGTTTCTGATTGCGGTAATTCGCTCAAAGCCCGACCTGATCCACCTGAATACCGCGTTGACCAACCTCTCGATCTGGCGCGACCTAATGTTGCTATTGGTTGGCCGGGTTGCCCGTCGGCCGGTCATTCTTGCTATTCACGGCGGCAAATACCTTATGAGCAGGCCTGCGAGCGCAAGCGTCGATCGGGCGATCGGATTTATGCTCAGACACTCCGCGGCGGTCATTGTCCTGAGCGAGATCGAAAGAGCGTCACTTTCCCGCCGTTGGCCGAATATTGAACTGACCGTATTGCCAAATGCTGTCGATCGCAGAAATGCTCCGCTGATCGAGCGGTCAAATAACGTGCCGGTAGTCGTCTTTCTCGGCCGTATCCACGAGTCAAAGGGCATTCGCCAGTTGGCAGAAGCTTGTGGCAAAGTGCATCGCTCCGGAACCGAGTTTATCCTAAGATGTTGCGGTGACGGGCCTGAGCGGAAATGGTTCGTTGATGCGATGACCGACGAACTTCAGACTGCGTTCGAATATCGCGGTGTGGTTGCGGGGACGGAGAAATGGGCGACGCTTGCGTCAAGTGATATTTTTGTCCTGCCGTCCGTTTACGGCGAGGGAATGCCGATGGCAATGCTTGAGGCAATGGCGTGTCGGTGCGTCGTTATAGCATCGGACAATGCATCGATCACCGCCGTGATCGATAACGGCGAAAACGGTTTTATCGTGCCATCGGGCGACGCCGATGCGCTTGCCAAGACCCTTTCCAAGGTAATTGCGGCGCGTGAAGATTGGCCTATGATCGGTGACGCCGCTAGAAAAACGGTAGCAGATAAATTCTCGTCCGACGACTATTTTGCCGCACTCGACTCGATATATTTACGGGCCGTTGACGACAGTTAA
- a CDS encoding sugar transferase, producing the protein MPTWVMPFVKLIALVIDAGLSALSLWAAFVVRQGQPIFAPGSWSWSAEFAPYSGILYFAVPARLAMLIYQRAYRFDGAFSYSAEAIRYLQAATVSSLLTVAWAFLFRGGFAYREFSYSRSIFIADFFFSLLMIGGFHFAIRRIQAGLRERGINLIPTMIVGTSNEAVRTVQELSERKYLGYKVIGLVATGDSAPETITLDGGKIIPVVGHVRDLDLHIVRYRIQEVIITDDSFSGDRLFEAMMKLGRNQRVEFRFAPNLFNVLPQKTSVDQIGVLPMVRLFREPLTDVQRFVKRLSDIVLAIVAAIITAPIWLAAAILVRIDSKGPLIYRQERVGMDGRMFLCFKFRSMAADSDDAIHREAYQKNIVGDAEANAGNESSPIYGKVKNDPRVTRVGSFIRRTSIDELPQLLNVIRGEMSIVGPRPPIPYEVEEYDIWHRKRLDMKPGITGLWQVSGRNRLTFDEMVKIDLYYIENWSLLLDAKIMLLTIPAVFRGDGAR; encoded by the coding sequence ATGCCAACCTGGGTAATGCCGTTTGTTAAGCTTATCGCGCTTGTGATCGATGCGGGGCTTTCGGCGTTGAGCCTTTGGGCGGCATTTGTGGTGCGTCAGGGCCAGCCGATATTTGCCCCGGGATCGTGGTCCTGGTCAGCAGAGTTTGCACCATATTCGGGAATATTGTATTTTGCCGTGCCGGCCCGTTTGGCGATGCTGATCTATCAGCGGGCCTATCGTTTTGACGGTGCGTTTTCGTACTCGGCCGAGGCGATCCGGTACTTACAGGCAGCAACCGTGAGTTCGCTTTTGACCGTGGCATGGGCGTTTCTGTTCCGAGGCGGATTTGCCTACCGCGAATTCTCATATTCACGAAGTATTTTTATAGCAGACTTTTTCTTCTCGCTTTTGATGATCGGCGGATTTCACTTTGCGATCCGGCGTATTCAAGCCGGGCTTCGCGAACGCGGTATCAATCTGATCCCGACGATGATCGTAGGCACGTCGAACGAAGCGGTCCGGACCGTACAAGAACTTTCTGAACGCAAATATCTCGGTTATAAAGTGATAGGTCTGGTTGCGACCGGTGACTCCGCACCCGAGACGATCACACTGGACGGCGGAAAAATCATTCCGGTGGTCGGACACGTCCGAGACCTCGACTTACACATCGTCCGATACAGGATCCAAGAGGTGATAATCACCGATGACAGTTTCTCCGGTGATCGTTTGTTTGAGGCAATGATGAAACTAGGACGCAACCAGCGAGTGGAATTTCGCTTTGCGCCTAATCTTTTCAACGTATTGCCGCAAAAGACGAGCGTCGATCAGATCGGTGTCCTACCGATGGTCCGTCTTTTTCGTGAACCGCTGACAGACGTCCAGCGATTTGTAAAACGTCTATCCGATATCGTTTTGGCAATTGTAGCCGCGATCATTACGGCTCCGATCTGGCTGGCGGCCGCAATATTGGTACGGATCGATTCCAAGGGACCGCTGATCTACCGTCAGGAACGCGTCGGGATGGATGGCAGGATGTTTCTATGCTTTAAGTTTCGCTCGATGGCTGCCGACTCGGACGACGCGATCCATCGCGAAGCATATCAAAAGAATATTGTCGGCGACGCCGAGGCAAATGCCGGCAACGAAAGCTCACCGATATACGGCAAGGTGAAAAATGACCCGCGCGTCACTCGCGTCGGCTCATTCATTCGCCGCACAAGTATCGACGAATTACCGCAACTTTTAAATGTCATACGCGGCGAAATGAGCATAGTCGGCCCGCGTCCGCCGATCCCATACGAGGTCGAGGAATACGACATTTGGCACCGAAAGCGGCTCGATATGAAACCCGGGATAACCGGACTCTGGCAAGTGTCGGGCCGCAATCGCCTGACATTTGACGAGATGGTCAAGATAGATCTCTATTACATCGAGAACTGGTCCTTGCTCCTGGATGCCAAGATAATGTTACTTACGATACCTGCGGTCTTTCGCGGTGATGGGGCACGATGA
- the prmC gene encoding peptide chain release factor N(5)-glutamine methyltransferase — protein sequence MNIAEALAAATERLENSGIPESRREAASLIAFAIGRERVFLIAHPEYILTVDETAAIDESVKRRSSREPFQYIVGRQEFYALDFEVSPSVLIPRPETELLVARAIDELSKIDEPQFCEIGVGSGCISISVLYNVPNATAVGLDISEAALAVARKNADRHNVLGRLDLRSSDIYGSLTPRQFHAILSNPPYIPSSDMPALQPEVSEFEPRVALTDGGSGIEIIERIIAGAPTFLLDGGILMLEIGAGQSEIVCEMFDPMVWRTVIVLPDLQQIPRTVIAVKK from the coding sequence ATGAACATCGCCGAGGCATTGGCCGCCGCGACTGAGCGGTTGGAAAATAGCGGAATACCTGAATCCCGCCGTGAGGCGGCGTCGCTGATAGCTTTTGCGATCGGCCGTGAACGCGTTTTTCTGATCGCGCATCCCGAGTATATTTTAACGGTTGACGAGACGGCGGCGATAGATGAATCGGTCAAGCGCCGCTCATCTCGGGAGCCGTTTCAGTACATTGTCGGCCGCCAGGAATTTTACGCTCTCGATTTTGAAGTCAGCCCGTCGGTACTGATACCACGCCCCGAGACGGAGTTGCTGGTTGCTCGGGCTATCGACGAACTCAGCAAGATAGATGAACCCCAGTTTTGCGAGATCGGCGTTGGTTCAGGCTGCATCTCAATTTCGGTGCTTTACAATGTTCCGAACGCAACGGCGGTAGGACTGGACATTTCGGAAGCTGCGTTGGCAGTCGCCCGAAAAAATGCCGATCGACACAATGTGCTTGGCCGCCTCGATCTTAGATCGTCAGATATTTACGGATCGCTGACGCCGCGGCAGTTTCACGCGATTCTCTCAAATCCGCCCTACATTCCCTCAAGCGATATGCCGGCCCTTCAACCGGAGGTCTCCGAGTTCGAACCGCGTGTCGCTCTGACAGATGGCGGATCCGGCATCGAGATCATAGAAAGGATCATCGCCGGGGCTCCGACATTTCTGCTAGATGGCGGCATATTGATGCTTGAGATCGGTGCCGGACAATCTGAGATCGTCTGTGAAATGTTCGATCCAATGGTCTGGCGTACCGTCATTGTCCTGCCGGATCTCCAGCAAATACCTCGAACGGTGATCGCCGTTAAAAAATGA
- a CDS encoding NifU family protein, with amino-acid sequence MPKIADIQETPNPNAVKFILKEPVSHGTSHSFKSAEAAADDQFARSIFETGSVVSVFYMDKMVTVEKTDDAEWDEILPELAVPIRAAEAVATSKGKAAAAMVGGAIAAAASDDPKLGEINALLDERIRPYLAGDGGWLEVLELDNDILRIRYEGACGSCPSSLTGTLMAIENMIKEEIDPAITVVAT; translated from the coding sequence ATGCCAAAGATCGCAGACATACAGGAAACGCCGAATCCGAACGCGGTAAAGTTCATTTTAAAGGAGCCGGTCTCGCACGGCACGTCCCACTCGTTCAAGTCGGCTGAGGCGGCGGCGGACGATCAATTCGCCCGCTCGATCTTTGAGACCGGATCCGTTGTCTCTGTATTCTATATGGACAAAATGGTCACGGTCGAAAAGACCGATGACGCTGAATGGGACGAGATACTACCGGAACTTGCCGTTCCGATCAGAGCGGCTGAGGCGGTTGCGACTAGCAAGGGCAAAGCTGCTGCTGCGATGGTCGGCGGAGCGATCGCCGCGGCCGCAAGTGACGACCCTAAGCTCGGTGAGATCAATGCCCTTCTCGACGAACGCATTCGTCCATATCTTGCGGGTGACGGGGGATGGCTGGAAGTACTCGAACTTGATAACGACATATTGAGGATCCGCTATGAGGGTGCCTGCGGCAGTTGCCCCAGTTCGCTTACAGGGACGCTGATGGCGATCGAAAATATGATCAAAGAAGAGATCGATCCCGCCATAACAGTCGTTGCTACCTAG
- a CDS encoding nuclear transport factor 2 family protein, which translates to MNKFAYVIVILAALAINVAAQKKPAATTDPTKGVRQAFDRLIDGIKQVDAEKVSASYEKSDRLLVFNNNGSATGGWENIKSNVESSYAKVSNVTIDVTGVRVEMLSKTAAYVSCKWKQTQENDGKLESASGRMTLVYKLIGKDWKIVHRHTSPDNPGPTRPVFPSERTEQ; encoded by the coding sequence ATGAATAAATTTGCATATGTAATTGTAATTCTTGCGGCGTTAGCTATCAATGTGGCGGCCCAGAAGAAACCGGCGGCAACTACCGACCCGACTAAGGGCGTACGTCAGGCATTTGATCGTTTGATCGATGGTATAAAGCAGGTCGATGCCGAAAAAGTGTCGGCTTCCTACGAGAAAAGCGATCGGCTGCTCGTCTTTAATAATAACGGCTCGGCTACCGGTGGTTGGGAAAACATCAAATCAAACGTCGAGTCTTCGTACGCCAAAGTCTCAAATGTGACTATCGACGTGACCGGCGTTCGAGTCGAAATGCTCAGCAAGACGGCAGCTTATGTCTCGTGTAAGTGGAAGCAAACACAGGAGAACGACGGAAAGCTTGAAAGTGCATCCGGGCGAATGACGCTTGTTTACAAGTTGATCGGCAAGGATTGGAAGATCGTGCACCGCCACACTTCGCCGGATAATCCGGGCCCGACGCGGCCGGTATTTCCATCCGAAAGAACTGAACAATAG
- a CDS encoding insulinase family protein, with amino-acid sequence MKLIKFLLIISFFAIPSYAQTAATGATVSEFDVNGLKVIFKRRTSSPTVSVGLFVRGGVRNQSPGNAGIENLALSVAAESSKRFPREVLRKELSRTGSVIGSGSAFDFSVMSLTSTAENFSRSWGVFTDLVKDPSFAAADVDRIRSVILAGLRNESASPDSSLGLVEESVVYAGHPYANRPLGTIENVTKFTPDDLRNYYKGLLQTSRMLLVVVGDVDLAEMKKLVTASFADLPKGDYKSTPMPRLTFAKSTLDVTPRALSTNYIKGVFEAPSVGDPDYYAMRVAVALLQSRVYQEVRVKRNLSYAPNAEMGNLGANTAEIYVTAVDANQSVRLMLAEIERLKTEKVTEEDVTGVPGYFLTTYYVDQETNASQAAELARYELIGGGWRNASKFLDGIRGVKGDQIKAVANKYMRNLRFVVVGDPKAIDRQLFTGN; translated from the coding sequence GCCGCTACCGGAGCAACGGTTTCGGAATTTGATGTTAACGGCCTAAAGGTCATTTTCAAGCGTCGGACGAGTTCGCCGACGGTGTCGGTCGGACTCTTTGTAAGGGGCGGCGTTCGTAATCAGAGCCCCGGCAATGCCGGTATCGAAAATCTGGCACTCTCCGTCGCGGCCGAATCGAGCAAGCGTTTTCCACGTGAAGTTCTTCGAAAGGAACTCTCCCGAACGGGTTCGGTGATCGGGTCTGGATCGGCCTTTGACTTCAGCGTGATGTCGCTGACCTCGACCGCCGAAAATTTTTCGCGTTCTTGGGGCGTATTTACAGACCTTGTAAAAGATCCGTCTTTTGCCGCCGCCGATGTCGACCGCATACGGTCCGTCATTTTGGCGGGACTAAGGAACGAGTCGGCCAGCCCCGACAGTTCACTTGGCTTGGTTGAAGAAAGCGTGGTTTACGCGGGCCACCCGTACGCAAATCGCCCGCTCGGCACCATCGAAAACGTCACAAAATTTACACCTGATGATCTGCGCAATTACTACAAAGGGTTGCTGCAAACGTCGAGAATGCTTCTGGTCGTCGTCGGAGATGTCGATCTGGCCGAGATGAAAAAGCTTGTGACTGCATCATTCGCCGACCTGCCAAAGGGTGACTACAAGTCCACCCCAATGCCGCGGCTCACATTTGCTAAATCGACACTTGACGTCACGCCGCGAGCACTTAGCACCAATTATATTAAGGGCGTGTTTGAGGCGCCTTCGGTAGGCGATCCTGATTATTACGCAATGCGCGTTGCCGTCGCCCTGCTCCAGAGCAGGGTGTATCAGGAAGTCCGCGTAAAGCGTAATCTCTCATACGCTCCCAATGCCGAAATGGGAAATCTCGGGGCAAACACCGCTGAGATATATGTCACCGCGGTAGACGCGAATCAATCGGTCCGGTTAATGCTGGCTGAGATCGAAAGGCTAAAGACAGAGAAAGTGACCGAAGAAGACGTTACAGGCGTTCCGGGATACTTTTTGACTACATACTATGTTGACCAGGAAACTAACGCCTCACAGGCCGCGGAACTCGCTCGTTATGAGTTGATCGGCGGAGGGTGGCGAAACGCTTCGAAATTTCTTGACGGCATTCGCGGGGTTAAGGGAGATCAGATCAAGGCCGTCGCAAATAAGTATATGAGAAACCTCAGATTTGTCGTCGTCGGCGACCCAAAGGCGATAGACAGGCAATTGTTTACAGGAAACTAA